From Cydia splendana chromosome 4, ilCydSple1.2, whole genome shotgun sequence, one genomic window encodes:
- the LOC134789595 gene encoding uncharacterized protein LOC134789595, whose protein sequence is MPKPKRSTREKIERYKRKLHDLEVKSDDKKRRKRQVRSSSESDVSEQGENHLQNLDQELDVENMDYDPGVYEEGTPPEEAPVPAVPAIPAAPAEPAAPILDQVDASAQPAPPATDATEPPLDPTLLAALGESTSDTPEYGTSVHDSLANLWLPILKKGLAKENKDTLLKEYLIPNNCKLLQAPKLNAEISAAVTEVVRGRDKKYVAVQQQLGQGIAAVSQAMDVLLKTENKVEALKYLSDGCRILSDAHNFFTKDRIKLITPSLEKNFLHVIQDAERDESLFGNTLSEKIKASKAIERQGQQIKKTVSAPKPGTSNSTNTRAFTTQGNWSGPPRYSSNRGGRGGYRRTNPTRRPYVNRPAPTRHPAPTKSQAPAQQ, encoded by the exons ATGCCGAAGCCTAAGCGTAGTACCCGCGAAAAAATCGAAAGATATAAAAGGAAACTTCATGATTTAGAAGTTAAAAGTGACGATAAAAAACGTCGTAAACGTCAAGTTAGATCTTCAAGTGAGTCGGATGTCAGTGAACAAG GTGAAAATCACCTACAAAACCTAGACCAAGAGCTAGACGTTGAAAATATGGATTACGATCCTGGCGTATATGAAGAAGGGACTCCTCCAGAGGAAGCGCCCGTCCCGGCTGTGCCCGCCATACCGGCCGCACCAGCTGAACCGGCCGCGCCGATACTGGATCAAGTTGACGCTTCCGCGCAGCCCGCGCCTCCTGCCACTGATGCCACAGAGCCGCCTCTGGACCCCACGCTACTTGCAGCGCTTGGCGAATCCACCTCCGATACGCCTGAATACGGAACAAGTGTTCACGATAGTCTTGCTAATTTATGGCTACCTATTCTGAAGAAAGGTTTGGCAAAAGAGAATAAGGACACACTCCTTAAGGAATATTTAATTCCTAATAATTGTAAATTATTACAAGCGCCTAAGCTTAACGCCGAGATATCGGCCGCTGTAACAGAGGTAGTACGTGGACGTGACAAAAAATATGTCGCCGTCCAACAACAACTCGGTCAAGGCATAGCAGCTGTAAGTCAGGCCATGGATGTCCTTTTAAAGACCGAAAACAAAGTCGAAGCCCTCAAATATTTGAGTGACGGATGCCGCATACTCTCTGATGCGCATAATTTCTTTACAAAAGACCGAATAAAGTTAATTACGCCAAGCTTAGAGAAAAATTTTCTTCACGTAATTCAAGACGCCGAACGGGATGAATCCCTATTTGGCAATACTTTATCTGAAAAGATTAAAGCTAGTAAGGCTATCGAGCGTCAAGGTCAACAAATCAAAAAGACTGTCAGTGCACCAAAGCCTGGCACTTCTAATTCGACGAACACTCGGGCCTTCACAACACAGGGAAACTGGTCCGGTCCTCCCCGTTATTCGTCGAACAGGGGGGGGCGAGGAGGGTATCGCAGGACGAATCCGACGCGTCGCCCGTACGTCAACAGACCTGCCCCGACGCGGCACCCAGCGCCGACCAAGTCGCAAGCGCCAGCACAACAATAG